ACGACCAAATCCAGCTCATCGCCGACCTTAACAATCTGTTCCGGCTTTGCCGACGTATCATCGGTTAGCTCTGAAAGCGGAATATACCCCGCATGTTTTGTTCCAATGTCAACTTGAACTTCGTTTGGCGATATACCAACAACGACTCCGCGGACAATATCATCTGCGTTGACGGTTTTTAGTGTCTTTTCCAGTGCCTCGGCAAAGCTGATATCATCGTTATCCATGTTGTCTAAATCGGCCATAGCAATAAGAACCTCCTTTATTATGCAGGCCGGCGTGGAAGCCCCTGCTGTAACACCAATCTTTTGCGCCCTTTTTAAAGGCTCAATTGGCAAATCAGAAGCTCCCTCAACTAAGTAAGAAGGACAATATGCCGAACAAGCACTAACCAATTTTGATGTATTGGAACTATTGCGTCCTCCAATTATTAACATTAAATCGGAGCGTGCGGCTATTTCCTTTGCTTCTTTTTGCCTGATTGATGTTGCACTACATATTGTATCAAAAATTCTCGCATTTGTATATACTTTTTTGATAAAATTATTACACTTATCCCAAATTTCAGTGTTAAAAGTTGTTTGTGCAACTACCATTACAGGTTCATTAACAATATCTGGATGGCTTTCTGTTATCTGTTTTAACTCTTCGAGCGTCTGGAAAGTAAAGCACTTGCCTTTGCAATGACCAGTTATGCCTTGCACTTCAGGATGTTTAGGGTCCCCCGCTATAAGTACAATAGAATCAGGCATCTCTTTGCTTACTAATTTATGGATTTTTTCTACGAAAGGACAAGTAGCGTCCAAAAAACTGTTTCCTGTCTTTTTTATCTCATCCATAACTGATGCAGAGACGCCGTGAGTACGAATTACAATTGTTTCATCACTCTTTGCCTGTGACGGGACATCAATAATCCGCGAACCTTTTGCAGAAAGCTCATGCACCATTCTTTCATTATGAATAATGGGACCGAGCGTGCAAACCTTACAGCCGCGGTCGAGCAAATCATTTACCATGTTGATTGCCCTGTTTACGCCAAAACAAAACCCAGCCGATTTTGCAACTTCAATTTTCACTGGAGGATAGCACTCCCCGATTACTAAAATTTATTTTCATTTATAAGCGCGGTTACCCTCTCACGAAGAATGGTGCTTACACTACGCAGTTCTTCAGCACTTCCTTCTTTGAAGTTAAGTTCATCATAAGTTATGGGTTTCCCAATAGCAACTATTATTTTTTTAAATGGCCTAACAGGACCCTTTACGATAATAGCTACCGGAAGGATGGGCGCATGGGTTTTATAAGCAAAAAGTACAGCACCGGATTTAAACCTGCCCGGCTCGCCGCCTAATTTGTTGCGCGTGCCTTCAGGGAACATCGTCAGGGCATTGCCGTTTTTAACTAATTCGATGGCTTTTTTTACAGCTTCTGAATCGCCCTTTCCGCGATTTACGGGAAACGCGCCAAATGCGGTAATTATTCCTCTTAACAAGGGATTCTTGAACAATTCAGCCTTTGCCATGAACTTCAGGTCTCGGTTCAAAGATGCCCCTAAAATCACCGGGTCGAAGTTTGACAGGTGATTGGAACAGATGATAACTGGGCCTTCGGCAGGTATATTCTCAACACCTTTTCTTTCAATGCCAAATATAAGCCTTATAGGAGCAGCAAAAAGCATTCTTGCACATTTAAATAATGTCATTTCAGACGTTCCTTTACTATTTTTATCAGCAGTTCAAGGGACTGTTCAAGGTTATATTCCGTTGTATCTACTATAATTGCGTCTTTAGCCGGTTTTAAAGGCGCAATTTCTCTACCTGAATCTGCTTCATCGCGCTTTTTTATATCATTAAGTACACTTTGATAGTCAACATTCTGCCCTTTTGCAATCAGCTCATCAAAACGCCTCTTCGCCCTAATTTCAGGTGAGGCAGTCAAAAATATTTTTATCTGGGCGTTCGGTAAAATAACTGTGCCGATATCCCGCCCGTCCATTATTATGTTGTTTTTGGCCGCAATATCTTTTTGCAAATCAAGCAGAAAGCTTCTAACATTCGGTATGGCGGAAACTGCGGACGCCGCCATTGAAACCTCTGGAGTCCGAATCAGGTTTGAAACATCTTCGTCATTCAGAAAAACATGCTGCGTGCCAGAGATAAATTTGATCTCGATTCTTATTTCTTTAAGAAGCTGTGAAACTTTTTCCGCATCTTTAGGATTTACGCCTTTTCTCAAAGCATATAAACCAACTGTACGATAAAGCGCACCGGTATCAACATAAATATATCCAAGCTGCGATGCGAGCATCTTTGAAAGTGTGCTTTTTCCCGCACCAGCAGGACCGTCGATAGCAATATTAATCGTCTTTTGTCCTTTTTCCATTAATCCAAATCCTCTCGCTGATATTTTAGATAACGGTTTACATCTGTTCTTCAAGCACTGATATTCCAGCCGCATGCCCTGTGCAAAATGCAATTTGAAGATTATATCCGCCTGTGTATGCGTCAGCGTCCAAGATTTCACCTGCGAAATAAAGCCCTTTTACAAGCTTTGATTCCATTGTGGTAGGATTAATCTCTTTAAGCTTGACACCGCCCGCGGTGACAACAGCTTCTTCAATCGGTCTGAGACATTTTGCAGTAAGTTCAAGACCTTTTAAAATTGATACTGCTCTCAAACGCTGTTCCCTTGAAATCTGGTTAGTTTTTATGTGGGCAGGAATACCTGAAAGCTCGGTAAAAACCGGAATCAATTTCGATGGCAGCAGGCCACCGAGTGAATTGATAAAATCCCGATTTGCGTTTTCAACAAAATCACGCTGCAGCCTTTTATCAAGCTGCTCGTTAGAAAGTGCCGGCTTTAGATCTATTTTGAGCATGTATTTCCTGCTCTCAAGTGTTTGAGTATCGCGCATCAGCGCACTCGCACTGAGTACAAGGGGACCGGAAACTCCAAAATGCGTAAACAGCATTTCTCCGAGTTCTTTGAAAATTGTTTTATTACGGCGTTTATCGATTAATTCAAGGGTGACGTTCCGCAGAGAAAGCCCCATAAGTCTCCGCGGCCACTCCTCGCAGGTCTCTATAGGCACAAGAGAAGACCGCAAAGGTGTTACCGTATGGCCGGCCTGTCTTGCAAATTCATAGCCGTCGCCCGTTGACCCAGTGAGCGGATATGATTTTCCTCCTGTGCATACAACTACAGCGCGTGAAATGACTTCACGCCCGTCTTCTAATTTTACGCCGCCTACTTTGCCGTCTTTTATAATTAACTCCGAGGCTCTGCCAGTTACTATGCGGCATCCGCTTTTTCGGACAAATCCTTGTAGTGCATCAACGATATCTACTGCTTTATCTGACTGAGGAAAGACTCTTCTTCCCCGCTCCACTTTGAGCGGTACACCGAGTTCTTCAAAAAAGGACATAACTCTTCTCGGCGGGAAACGCGTGAATGCACTGTAAAGGAATTTACCTCCACAAGGGACATTATCCATAAAATCATTTATATCGCAGTCATTAGTGACATTGCACCGTCCCTTGCCAGTAATCATAAGTTTTCTGCCCGGGCGCGGATTTCTCTCTATCAATATAACATCGAGTCCCCGTTTCGCTGCAAAGCCAGCCGCTGTCATACCGGCTGCTCCGGCACCAATAACCGCTACATCACTCTTTATTTTCATCATCACTTTCGTTTTCGTCATCTGTTTTTTCATAAACGCCGTATTCATCCCATATACGTTCAAGCGCGCTAAAAGTATTGTAAACTTGATCTTTGCACTTTATTCCAACGGCGACGATAAGCGCGTTTATAAGACTTAATGGAGCTACAAGGGAATCAACAAATGATGCCATATCGCTCTTTGCAATCAGCTTATAAGTTGCATAACGGTAAATAGGCGAAATCTCACTGTCGGTAATTGCGATAACTTTTGCACCTCTATCAGATGCAAATCTCAATGCTTTGACCGTTCTGGTTGAATAACGCGGAAAACTAATGCCTATTACAACATCATTTTCATTAATACGCATAATCTGCTCGAAAACTTCGCTTCCGCTCGTAGTGTTTATAAGCACAACATGGTCGAATATGTAATTGAAATAAAGGCCGAGGAAGTTTGCTAGCGCAGAAGCACTCCGCACACCGAGAATATATATCTTGGAAGCGTTTACAATTGCATTGACTGCACCATTAAAGTCATCACGTGAAAGCTCGGCTATTGTCTTTTTTATCTTTTCAATATCAGAATTGAGGACCTTTTCAAGAATATCCCTCTCGCCCAGCCGGTCTGTAGACACTTCAATGCGCTGGACAGACGTAAGCTTGCTGCGAGTAAGCTCCTGCAGCGATTTTTGAAGTTCAGGATACCCCTCATAACCGAGTTCAGAGGCAAACCTAACCACTGTCGATTCGCTGACTCCAACAATACTGCCGAGTTTAGACGCTGTCATAAACGCAGCCTTTTCATAATGATCTATTATAAATCTTGCGATATTCTTCTGACCTTTAGAAAATGTCGGGTATAAACTTTGTATCTGGCTTAATAAATCTTTATTCATACTTTCACCTCATATATTATCTTATCCATACAAACGCCAAAAATCAAGTTAAGATTCTTTTTGTGCATAATGGCACAACACTTTTCAGCATCCATATATTTTTAATGTTGTATTATATTATCATTAATTATAATCATTTCCTTTTCTAAAATAAATTATTTTTAATATATTTTTTAAGAAATTTTAAATATACTATGGAATATTTGTTAATGTTTTATTATAATATAAATGGTTTAATTAACTTATAATTTATTAAATTTCAACAAAAAGGTCGTGATCTAAAAGCACTACAAAATTGCGCAGATTAGTAAATCTAAAAAGGGGTTGTATTGAATGATCGCTGTGTACTACGCTATTATCTATGGAGTAATTGTTATCTCGGCAGCTATCATCGGCTATTTGATGTGGTATGTCTTCAAACAATCTAAAGGTACCGAAGACATGCAGTCCATCTCAAATGCCATCAAAGAAGGTGCTTCTGCATTTCTTAAACGTCAATACAAAACAATCGCCTGGATTGCTCTCATTTCATTAGTTATCATTTGTATAGCGACATATTTCGGCCGTATAGCTGAAAATGCCTCTTCATCAGAAGCATTAAGTTACGCGATACATACCGGAATCGCGTTTATTACAGGTGCTTTTTGCTCAGCACTGTCTGGATTCCTCGGAATGTATATGTCCGTTAACAGCAATATAAGATGCGCAGACGGTGCAAAAAAGGGTTTAAACCACGCACTCCAGATTGCTTTTAAAGGCGGAGCTGTAACTGGTCTTGCTGTTACAACTCTTTCACTTCTCGGTGTTACAACGCTGTTCTTAATTTATGGCGGATACACCGGAGGTAATATAAAAGAAGCTCCTTCGCTTATTGTTGGCTTTGGTTTCGGCGCCTCACTTGTTGCTTTGTTTGCACAGTTAGGCGGCGGTATTTATACAAAGGCCGCGGATGTCGGTGCTGACCTCGTCGGAAAGGTAGAAGCCGGTATCCCAGAAGACGACCCAAGAAACCCTGCAGTTGTTGCTGACCTTGTTGGTGACAATGTCGGTGACTGCGCAGGAAGAGGTGCTGACCTTTTTGAATCAACAGCAGCAGAGAATATAGGCGCTATGATAATTGGCGTCGGATTATATCCTGTGTTCGGTGTTGCAGGCATTCTGTTCCCGCTTGTAGCTCGTGCACTTGGTATTATCGCATCAATCATCGGAATATTAACTGTTAAAGTTAAAGATGAAAATTCCGATCCTATGAAGTCATTGACAAAAGGCTTCTTCATTACGGCAATTATAATGGCCGTTGTATTCCTCTTTAATGTTAAATTAATGCTCAGCGGCACAAATGGTTCAGTTAACTGGATCGCCCTTTATGGATGCGCACTGATTGGTATATTGTTAAGTATTGTATTCGTGTTTATTACTGACTATTATACTTCTTACAGAAGAAGACCTGTTCTTGAAATGGCAAAATCCTGCAAGACAGGTACTGCTACAAACATCATCACTGGTGTTTCAATGGGTATGGAATCCGTTGGACTGCCTGTTCTCTTCATTTCGCTCGCTATTTTCGGTTCATACAACCTTGGACGTCTTGCATTAGGTGATGTTTCTGGTATTTCTGACCCGGGTATATTCGGAACAGCAATCGCGACAATGGGTATGCTTTCTACCTGCGCGTATGTTCTTGCTATGGATACCTTCGGTCCTATCACTGATAACGCCGGCGGTATCATAGAAATGTCTGGTGCTCCTGAAGAAGTCAGGAATACAACAGATAAGCTCGATGCCTGCGGTAATACTACAAAGGCATTGACAAAGGGCTATGCGGTTGGTTCCGCTGCTCTTGCTACTTTCCTTCTCTTCTCGGCTTATATAGATGAAGTCAAGAAGCTTATTGGCCTGGATGCCTCGGCAAATTACTCTGTCGATATTGGTAAGCCTTCAGTATTTATTGCTTCCCTTATAGGTGCATGCGTTGTATTCCTCTTCAGCTCAACTGCAATCAGAGCTGTTGGTAAGGCTGCGCAGTATGTTATCGTGGAAGTACGCCGTCAGTTTAAAGAGATACCCGGTATTATGAAAGGCGAGTCTAAACCTGAGTACGGTACCTGCGTTGATATTGTTACAAAAGGCGCATTGAGAGAAATGGTCATTCCTGGCCTTATCGTTGTTCTCATTCCTATTCTCGTCGGTATCCTGCTCGGTAAAGAAGCTGCCGCAGGCTATTTGATGGTTGTCACTATAGCAGGCGTCATACTCGCTTTGTTCTTAAACAACAGCGGTGGTGCTTGGGACAACACGAAGAAATATATTGAACTTGGAAACTATGGCGGCAAAGGTTCAGACGCTCATAAGGCCGGTGTTGTCGGCGATACAGTCGGTGATCCGTTCAAAGATACCGCTGGTCCGTCACTGCACGTCCTTATAAAACTGACGAGCACAATCACACTTGTCTTCATCGTTCTGTTCTTTGCTGCATAAGTAATTGAGAATAGTAACGGGGCTGTATCAAAACGCCGAGATTATCGGCGCCAGATACAGCCCCTTTTTTATGTAAATTTAAGCTATGCTATATCAGCTTGGATTTCGCAAGTCTGTTAGCTTTGGTGTAATATTGTGCGAAAA
This DNA window, taken from [Clostridium] cellulosi, encodes the following:
- a CDS encoding hydroxymethylbutenyl pyrophosphate reductase (High confidence in function and specificity); translated protein: MKIEVAKSAGFCFGVNRAINMVNDLLDRGCKVCTLGPIIHNERMVHELSAKGSRIIDVPSQAKSDETIVIRTHGVSASVMDEIKKTGNSFLDATCPFVEKIHKLVSKEMPDSIVLIAGDPKHPEVQGITGHCKGKCFTFQTLEELKQITESHPDIVNEPVMVVAQTTFNTEIWDKCNNFIKKVYTNARIFDTICSATSIRQKEAKEIAARSDLMLIIGGRNSSNTSKLVSACSAYCPSYLVEGASDLPIEPLKRAQKIGVTAGASTPACIIKEVLIAMADLDNMDNDDISFAEALEKTLKTVNADDIVRGVVVGISPNEVQVDIGTKHAGYIPLSELTDDTSAKPEQIVKVGDELDLVVLRVNDQDGTVMLSKKRYDAIKGWEDIVKASEDGTVLEGVVTDVVKGGLLASVHGVRVFIPASQSGAARDEKLDKFLHQNVKLIIIEINKSRKRAVGSIRQVLREERRKQAEAIWNEIEEGKEYKGVVKSLTNYGAFVDIGGVDGMIHISELSWSHIKHPSEVVSVGDTVNVYVKSFNKEEKKISLGYKDKGEDPWAKFMAQFKVGDIVDAKIVSLMPFGSFAQIIPGVDGLIHISQISDKHIAKPQDVLQIGEIVKAKIIEIDEEKKRISLSIREAQGSEEKSEEQTESDEEQKQPEETKPTEEAKPAETTNE
- a CDS encoding hypothetical protein (Family membership), producing the protein MTLFKCARMLFAAPIRLIFGIERKGVENIPAEGPVIICSNHLSNFDPVILGASLNRDLKFMAKAELFKNPLLRGIITAFGAFPVNRGKGDSEAVKKAIELVKNGNALTMFPEGTRNKLGGEPGRFKSGAVLFAYKTHAPILPVAIIVKGPVRPFKKIIVAIGKPITYDELNFKEGSAEELRSVSTILRERVTALINENKF
- the cmk gene encoding Cytidylate kinase (High confidence in function and specificity), with the protein product MEKGQKTINIAIDGPAGAGKSTLSKMLASQLGYIYVDTGALYRTVGLYALRKGVNPKDAEKVSQLLKEIRIEIKFISGTQHVFLNDEDVSNLIRTPEVSMAASAVSAIPNVRSFLLDLQKDIAAKNNIIMDGRDIGTVILPNAQIKIFLTASPEIRAKRRFDELIAKGQNVDYQSVLNDIKKRDEADSGREIAPLKPAKDAIIVDTTEYNLEQSLELLIKIVKERLK
- a CDS encoding hypothetical protein (High confidence in function and specificity), which encodes MKKQMTKTKVMMKIKSDVAVIGAGAAGMTAAGFAAKRGLDVILIERNPRPGRKLMITGKGRCNVTNDCDINDFMDNVPCGGKFLYSAFTRFPPRRVMSFFEELGVPLKVERGRRVFPQSDKAVDIVDALQGFVRKSGCRIVTGRASELIIKDGKVGGVKLEDGREVISRAVVVCTGGKSYPLTGSTGDGYEFARQAGHTVTPLRSSLVPIETCEEWPRRLMGLSLRNVTLELIDKRRNKTIFKELGEMLFTHFGVSGPLVLSASALMRDTQTLESRKYMLKIDLKPALSNEQLDKRLQRDFVENANRDFINSLGGLLPSKLIPVFTELSGIPAHIKTNQISREQRLRAVSILKGLELTAKCLRPIEEAVVTAGGVKLKEINPTTMESKLVKGLYFAGEILDADAYTGGYNLQIAFCTGHAAGISVLEEQM
- a CDS encoding RpiR family transcriptional regulator (High confidence in function and specificity), yielding MNKDLLSQIQSLYPTFSKGQKNIARFIIDHYEKAAFMTASKLGSIVGVSESTVVRFASELGYEGYPELQKSLQELTRSKLTSVQRIEVSTDRLGERDILEKVLNSDIEKIKKTIAELSRDDFNGAVNAIVNASKIYILGVRSASALANFLGLYFNYIFDHVVLINTTSGSEVFEQIMRINENDVVIGISFPRYSTRTVKALRFASDRGAKVIAITDSEISPIYRYATYKLIAKSDMASFVDSLVAPLSLINALIVAVGIKCKDQVYNTFSALERIWDEYGVYEKTDDENESDDENKE
- the hppA gene encoding K(+)-insensitive pyrophosphate-energized proton pump (High confidence in function and specificity) → MIAVYYAIIYGVIVISAAIIGYLMWYVFKQSKGTEDMQSISNAIKEGASAFLKRQYKTIAWIALISLVIICIATYFGRIAENASSSEALSYAIHTGIAFITGAFCSALSGFLGMYMSVNSNIRCADGAKKGLNHALQIAFKGGAVTGLAVTTLSLLGVTTLFLIYGGYTGGNIKEAPSLIVGFGFGASLVALFAQLGGGIYTKAADVGADLVGKVEAGIPEDDPRNPAVVADLVGDNVGDCAGRGADLFESTAAENIGAMIIGVGLYPVFGVAGILFPLVARALGIIASIIGILTVKVKDENSDPMKSLTKGFFITAIIMAVVFLFNVKLMLSGTNGSVNWIALYGCALIGILLSIVFVFITDYYTSYRRRPVLEMAKSCKTGTATNIITGVSMGMESVGLPVLFISLAIFGSYNLGRLALGDVSGISDPGIFGTAIATMGMLSTCAYVLAMDTFGPITDNAGGIIEMSGAPEEVRNTTDKLDACGNTTKALTKGYAVGSAALATFLLFSAYIDEVKKLIGLDASANYSVDIGKPSVFIASLIGACVVFLFSSTAIRAVGKAAQYVIVEVRRQFKEIPGIMKGESKPEYGTCVDIVTKGALREMVIPGLIVVLIPILVGILLGKEAAAGYLMVVTIAGVILALFLNNSGGAWDNTKKYIELGNYGGKGSDAHKAGVVGDTVGDPFKDTAGPSLHVLIKLTSTITLVFIVLFFAA